A single region of the Halorussus gelatinilyticus genome encodes:
- a CDS encoding ribosome biogenesis/translation initiation ATPase RLI: MADDSIAVVDLERCQPDRCSYECKNYCPPNRTGKECITLRGEDADEGGPDQVHISEEICLGETCGICVEKCPFDAIEIINLPQELEDEPVHRYGENAFSLYGLPVPLEGQVTGILGPNGIGKTTAVKILAGELAPNLGQHADPPGWDAVLDAYRGTELQDYLADVRDGEVSVARKPQYVDKIPDRFGGPTAELLEQTDERGVLDDLLERLDIEHVVDQDIDSLSGGELQRVALVACLARDVDFYFIDEITPYLDISQRVKAARLIQEMAEEHGKSMLVVEHDLAILDLVADNLHVAYGEPGAYGVITSPKSVRNGINEYLKGYLQNENMRIRPNAIEFEEHAPREVTRADTLVEYPDISKSYGEGEFGLEVEGGKIRENEVLGIVGPNGIGKSTFAQLLAGRLEPDEGEADFDLDIAYKPQYIEIDQPMRTDSFLRSITDRVGSSYWNTEIAQPLQLDRIMEQQLTDLSGGERQRVAIAACLSESADLYLLDEPSAYLDVEQRVRATNAIRRFAEQQDATVMVIDHDIYMIDLLADRLMVFDGEPAVHGRASAPKGMREGMNDFLANLDITFRRDENVGRPRINKPGSQLDREQKKEGEYYYAP; this comes from the coding sequence GGCGGCCCCGACCAAGTACACATCAGCGAGGAAATCTGCCTCGGGGAGACCTGCGGTATCTGCGTCGAGAAGTGCCCGTTCGACGCCATCGAGATTATCAACCTCCCGCAGGAGTTGGAGGACGAACCCGTGCACCGGTACGGCGAGAACGCCTTCTCGCTGTACGGTCTGCCGGTCCCGCTGGAGGGACAGGTCACTGGCATCCTCGGACCGAACGGCATCGGGAAGACCACCGCGGTCAAGATTCTGGCGGGCGAACTCGCGCCCAACCTCGGCCAGCACGCCGACCCGCCGGGGTGGGACGCGGTGCTGGACGCCTACCGCGGGACGGAGTTGCAGGACTACCTCGCGGACGTGCGCGACGGCGAGGTCAGCGTCGCGCGCAAGCCCCAGTACGTGGACAAGATTCCCGACCGGTTCGGCGGCCCGACCGCCGAACTGCTGGAGCAGACCGACGAGCGCGGCGTCTTGGACGACCTGCTCGAACGACTCGACATCGAACACGTCGTTGACCAGGACATCGACAGCCTCTCGGGCGGCGAACTCCAGCGCGTCGCGCTGGTGGCGTGTCTCGCCCGCGACGTGGACTTCTACTTCATCGACGAGATTACGCCGTACCTCGACATCAGCCAGCGCGTGAAGGCCGCGCGTCTGATTCAGGAGATGGCCGAGGAACACGGCAAGTCGATGCTGGTGGTCGAACACGACCTCGCCATCCTCGACCTCGTGGCGGACAACCTCCACGTGGCGTACGGTGAACCCGGCGCGTACGGCGTCATCACCTCGCCCAAATCGGTCCGGAACGGCATCAACGAGTACCTCAAGGGCTACCTCCAGAACGAGAACATGCGCATCCGGCCGAACGCCATCGAGTTCGAGGAACACGCGCCCCGCGAAGTGACGCGGGCCGACACGCTGGTCGAGTACCCCGACATCAGCAAGTCCTACGGCGAGGGCGAGTTCGGACTGGAAGTCGAGGGCGGCAAGATTCGGGAGAACGAGGTGCTGGGCATCGTCGGCCCGAACGGCATCGGGAAATCGACGTTCGCGCAACTGCTGGCGGGGCGACTCGAACCCGACGAGGGCGAGGCCGACTTCGACCTCGACATCGCGTACAAGCCCCAGTACATCGAAATCGACCAGCCGATGCGGACCGACAGCTTCCTGCGCTCCATCACCGACCGCGTCGGGTCGTCGTACTGGAACACCGAAATCGCCCAACCGCTCCAGTTGGACCGCATCATGGAGCAACAGCTCACCGACCTCTCGGGCGGCGAGCGCCAGCGCGTGGCCATCGCGGCCTGCCTCTCGGAGTCCGCCGACCTCTACCTGCTGGACGAGCCGTCGGCGTACCTCGACGTGGAACAGCGGGTCCGCGCGACCAACGCCATCCGGCGGTTCGCCGAACAGCAGGACGCGACGGTCATGGTCATCGACCACGACATCTACATGATCGACCTGCTGGCCGACCGGCTGATGGTGTTCGACGGCGAGCCCGCGGTCCACGGGCGGGCGAGCGCGCCCAAGGGGATGCGCGAGGGCATGAACGACTTCCTCGCCAACCTCGACATCACCTTCCGGCGCGACGAGAACGTCGGCCGCCCGCGCATCAACAAGCCGGGCAGTCAGTTGGACCGCGAACAGAAGAAGGAAGGCGAGTACTACTACGCGCCCTGA